From the Struthio camelus isolate bStrCam1 chromosome 19, bStrCam1.hap1, whole genome shotgun sequence genome, the window GGACAAGCATACCTATTTGAGGCTCCTTTGATCTCAACTGTGAATGCCTCAGTTACTGATGATACTGCAGTAAAAGAAATCAGCAGTCGACTGATGCTGGGGTTGCCTCGTTGAGCACGGCACTATTTTTAGATAGGTTAACACGTCACTTTCTACGTAATATCACCCACACAGTTAACAAGGACACGCTTTTCTCTGAGAAAGTTTAAAGCACGCACAACAATCGCACTTGCCTGGAGACCGTATTACTATAATAGTATAGTTACTTACTACAGTGAATGCTAAAATACATGGGGAGTGCCAGCTGCTTTCTTGCTCCATTAATGGAAACTATAAATAATTAAGCAAGGCAGTCACTGAACAAGCAGGCTTGCTGTGTGTACTCTAATAAACTTCCACCCTTTCCAAAGTATCTCTCAGGTTCTCGCCTCACCAGGACTGGACAAACCGTTATATACTAAGAggttttaaaataaggaataaaagCATGAACGAGATGAGTGGCTAATAAGCAAAATTAAAAGTGATAATAAAATCAATGCAAAATATCTTCAAgtgcaaaacatgcaaaaaactCCACAGTTATCACTAACGTGTCATCTGTCTCTGCTGACAAGCAGTCGTGCGGCATCTCCCTCTCTTCTTTCACAGTTACAATTCTCACATCTTCAGGTCCAGAACAAGCAGACTCTTTAGACAACTGGTCGTCATTGTCATACCTGCAGATATAACCCACATTGCTAATTGGAAGACTTGTTCTgggaaagaagttttgctttcACTTTGAAATACTGCTAAATATGTGTTCAACAAcataaacaacaaaacaaacaagcgtTCTGTGGAGGATATCCAAAGTCTCTCTTTTTAATCTAATGAGCTGCTTGGTTTCCTCTTTTTTATACGACTTccaatatttctttaaatgtcaGCAGCCATCTTTTAGGCACTAGTGAAAAAAGATTTCATCGGCACCATTCATATATAAACAGAATATACTACTAACGTTCCATCAGCTGCTATTAAAGAAGTGTTGTCTGACAAAGATCTTTCTTCTTTCACTGTACttcttctcacaccctcaggaaGGGAACAGACCGGGGCTTTTGCCAGTGGGTCGTAGCTGTCATATCTAGAAAGAAAACACATCACTGACGTTCATTTAACGCCAAGAATTATTTGTTTCACATTAGTAAACGGAACGGTGCGGTGGCAGCCTACTTACAAGTCCAGTAAAAATCCTGCTACTTCTGCATCGTTTCGGAAATCCAGTTTTTCCTTAAGTGTCAACCATCGGTCAATATGATTTCCCACATAAATCCTTGTTTTACCCCTTCTTCTATCAAGGCtttgcttcctctttttcttttccaaaaaggaCAGCACTGGGGGTCTTCCACATCTCTTTGTCGGTAGCGACATTGTAAGCCtagaaataaaacactttttatcGAATTGTAGCTCACAGGAACAGATTACACCTTAGCGCTCCGAACCATCACCGCGAAAAACAACTGCCAAGCACAGTAAACGTTTTACTTCCAAAGAGGTATGAACCTAAAACGCCCTAAGCGACACCAGGTGCTAGGAGAGGCAGCATCACCTGGAAAACGGCCGGCCGCCTCTCCGCCGACCGGAGCACGGCCGACGCCCTGGCAGACGTCCCGCACGACCGGCCGCGGCCTGGCGGCCAGGTTCCCCCCCATCCCCGCCGAGACCCCGAGGCTGAGGGAGgacgcagcggcggcggcggcggcggcggcgccatcaccccccaaccccagctcGCCGCGCTCTCTGGGGAGGCGGCTGGGAACGCGGGCGCCGCTAGTCCTAgtccgggacgggacgggacgggacgggacgagcctcacgccgccgccgagggggccGCGCCCAGCCGCTCGGAGCACTcaccgcgcgccgcccgccggcggtAAACACGAGGCACGTGACCGAGCCGCGGCGCGCGCGGATGACGCGCGCTCACGTgagggcgggccgcgccgccccgccccgcagcTGGACGGACAGCCGACGGTGCGCCGAGCTCTGACCGCGCTCGCCAAACTGGGCCTGCGGGCCCAAAGCCGGGGCCGAGGGAAAGGCGGCTGCTGCTCCGAGGGCTGCGCACAGGGTATTTGCTTCCAGCCGTTACTCACGAGCTACTTGAATTGAGCTTTATCACTCGAGTGCCCCTGTTTGCATCGTAAATGAATTTGTCTACGTATGCTTCCCTGGGAAGAGCCATGTCATTAAAGCTCGCATCGGTCCTACGCACAAGAGGCTTAGCTTAATGTCACTTAACTTAATACGTGGTGCAAAGCATTAACAAGACCTGTTTGGCAAAGATTAATTGTAAAAGCAATTGAGAAGCAAATTCAAGTAACAGCTCTAAGGAAAATAGTTAAAATCTTTTGGAGCTAAAATATGTAATTAATTTGCATGCCATCTACTCAAAGTAAGATTTAAGGATGTTGAGGTAAAGATGACACCAGTACAGATTACTAAAGCTGAAAGGGAGCAGATAAACTAACAGCACTGGGTTCTCGTGTCCGCTTTTAAATAAAAGCCTGCAAAACGAAGTTGTCCAGGCAGAAAGGATTCATGCGTCCTTCGTATTCTGAAGAACTACAGTTACACCTCTTAAACCTGGTATCAAACacactggaaaatatttgcaagaaaCAGTAACGTAAGTTTGGGAATGACCATTATTTGCTATTGAGACACTGCAAAATTAGATGGTAGTGGCTTGTTTTATGTCATTATAGCTAGCTGAAGATTTTCAATAGCGTTTAAGTGACCTGAAGACCCAGGGCCATTTCTAAACGCATACAGGCCGCATATAGAAGATTAGGCCATATCACTAACTTGTAACACTTACAGGATTATCATCAGTACTGAATATTTCAAGTTCTTTGCAGCTTGCTCTAAAGTTCTTTTGGTTATAGTTGAAGCTACTCACAAGTAATCTCAGCTGATAACCAATAAGTCACAACTATCATATCTACAAGAAATCATTATTCCGATACTTAATCAAATtgtattcagggaaaaaaaaaagacatttgagaCTACTTTTTGATGTTACTTACATTAGAAAGTTTAGTAAACGTGctacaaacaataaaaaatacaCCGTTCTTCCAAGTATCAATTCCCAGCATGAACTGCAAAAATGCTATTTTACCTTCTGAAATGCCAGATTCAGAGACAAAATTAGAATCTTCTCCTGAAAGCAGGAAACACTGCTTGAATTTTGACTCATCTGTTGCAAAGGAAACATTACATAAATTAcgctagaaaaagaaaatgaaacatttaaatctTGAATCCGTGCTATCACAATGTATTATAACAAAGACCTTGTACACAGAGTGCATTTGACCAGTTTCTTAGAACTTCAAAGGGCTTCTGTTTACATGCACTAGTCTAAACACATTTTTCAATACATGACTAAACAGACAGACTAAATTAACTAGTATTAACTAATATTAACTAGACAGACTAAATACCCTAATGTTTAAGGGTAACTGTATCTAAACAGAGAGAGGGACCAAAATCTACCAACATTTTTTTGATCTCTACTATCAACTTTGATAGAATCACAGTGATAAGTCAACCAAGTGGATTGCTGTAAGCTGATGTTACAAATattcatttccctttgctgaatcagCTGAATAGCTTGacccaaacaaaatattttggttttgtccAATATTTACATAACTTCAACAACAGAGAactagaactggaaaaaaacccatTATATCTTTTATCATTTACAATGACAGCATGTCAAGTGATTTTCATGGCACGCTTCAGTGTGAGTTAATAGAAAGATTTAAGTTTTAGAAGAATTGTCCTACCATAATTGCAGGTTCTCAAAATAGCACAAATTATTTGTGATGCGCATATGTAAAACTAAGCCCtattattttactcttttcatATGAAAGGATACAGGAGagttcctcctctctctccattATTTTTGTAAAACACATATTGGGTGGTGATGATCCCAAGTAAATATGGCTGTTTAATAGGtacattttatatttactttttctgaGCGCCTTCGTAAATACACTTACCGTCTGCATAAATTCACATTCAAAACAGAGTGACCTGTGTGGACCTTCAAAAAGTTGCTGTGTGCTGTTAAGCTCTCCTGCTTATCTTGAAAAGAcaaagctgctgggaggaggaagggggtacTAACACTTTTCACCTCTACCAAgtcatttttgaaacaaaaacaaatacatagtGACTGACCTTTTATGCAAACTTAAAACGTTAAGCAACCTGCCGCTGTTATACAAgcttatatattaaatatagtaTTAAAACATAGAACCGCGTAGCTATGTTATCAGTAATGAATTAAATAGATAAGAAAAATCTCAAAGCTTGAAGAAGTTAATTATCTTGCCATGTTTGTGGGTATTTTTTCTATTCCTTCCCCTAAGGACATCCAACAGAATATGCTAGCCAGTTTTAATTTGTCATGCTCCAGCACAGATTCTGGCTGTGTGACAGACACAGGAAGGGAATGCTTTTAATCCCAACAATATTTACATTACCACTTGAATGTCCGTGTCAGTAAGCTTTATATTTTGCCCCAGACTGTTTCACGCAAGCCCTTTAATAAACATGCATTCCTAGTACAATGAAGTCTATGTTatagaacagcagcagctgtcacttagaaatgaaatttcaaagcCAGTACTATAGCCTCTGCAAAGGTTAAGGTTCATTTTCCCCCACAACGATGCAGAGAAATCTAACTGAGGGAACCAGGTGCAGCGTACTGCGACCTCCTGAACCACAACTGCAGTTATGCAGGCAAGAATTTCAGAGGATTATGTAGTTCATAGCAGCCTCTCTGGTAGTATCACTACATTACTTCAACTGTCTCTCTCCTCTTACCATCAACGTCTCACTGAGAATCCTGGCTGCACTATCACCTTTCTGCCAATAAATATTTCACATGGTTCCATGTGTTTCCAGCACAAAGGATCTTATATTTGAGCTCCCGTATATTTAGTTCCCATATACAAAGCACAGAAACACAGTGATACTGTACTTAAACTTAGGAAGCCTACTGTTTCCTGGCGCATGTAATTTCCAATATAAAATAGTTGACTATGTGGCTTTAAAAGCAATCAGTAAAGCCAGCAATATGTTTAAATAccttatttattttgtgttttatatacATTTGTGAGGCAAGACTGAGAAACTGCTCCTTGTAAACGCTAGTGCAAACATTCCTGTCTAGTACGTTATTTATCTATGTAATACGATGAAAACCATGCTGAGACAAATTAGTTTATCTAGCCGAGCAGCCTGTTTCCTGAATGCATAAGGAAGCTTCATCCTTTATCTGGTTTATTCTCCCAGCTTCCAGTTATCAATGATTTAAGGACTTTCAAGGCTAGAGGCCGAATCCAAACCATTCTGTTAAATAGGCAAGGAAAGACCTGTACTCCATTAACTGAATCCTTTTTTTAACCCACTTAATCTTTTGGCCTTCACAGTATCCTAAGGCAGTGACTCTTCACTTTCTGAACCATTTGTTACAAACAGGTAACtcctagacacacacacacacaaaaagtgaTTTAGGATACCACCAGAAAACCATATTTGTTCCAATACTGATACCCTATACAAATACAGCACAGCAGTGATATTTGTTAGCAGCCCCGCCCTGTAATAAGAAGGTAAGTAATACATATTGGTTACTTTTCACCACTCTttgctgaaacaaacaaacaaaaaaaatccagcaacttGTAAATTGCTATGTTCTTCCGGGTTTTAATTCCCACAGCCTGTAAAGAACAAGTGATTCGGTAGCCTGTTAATCCACACCAATGCACTTAAAGAAGTTTTGGTATTAATACAGTATATGAACTGTAATGCTAATACGTTACTTTATTTGGAAATTCCAAACGTTTTGAAGGAAAACCTAAGGCTCTGAAAAGCCTCAGCAAATCTTGGCCCAagaactaaaaagagaaagactcATGCTGTACAGTGTCTCCCCACAGATATGCTTCTGTCCTATACAGAGCTTCTGAATTGCTACTTTGGCTCCTCTTCTAGCCCTAAAAGTTTCTCCTGAACTCCCAGATTAATTCTTCTGTCTCGAGAAGACAGATTTCCTCTGACTATTTGCTCACTCTCTTTTGATCTCTAGGAAGCAACAGTTTAGActgttctgctcttcttccttctgcCTTCCATATTGGGAGAAGACCAACAGCTCTCTCCTATCAGCAGTAACTTTAACcactttatttctcttctatcCTGAAATAGAATGAATGCGGATTATTTACTAAATAAAATAGAACTAAGATTAAGTTGAAGACAGAAAGGATGACCACCACACAATTCATCCCAACTAAACTCGCTAAACTCTTtacttctgttaattttttttatttgaaagcacTGAGGATTTTGTTAAAACAGTATACAAAAGATAGACTGACACAAAAGTTTAAGGTGTACACTTTCACAAAGCGTGCTCATTTTC encodes:
- the LOC138061592 gene encoding uncharacterized protein, translated to MSLPTKRCGRPPVLSFLEKKKRKQSLDRRRGKTRIYVGNHIDRWLTLKEKLDFRNDAEVAGFLLDLYDSYDPLAKAPVCSLPEGVRRSTVKEERSLSDNTSLIAADGTYDNDDQLSKESACSGPEDVRIVTVKEEREMPHDCLSAETDDTRWTCWGSERNSVPQKNPWKLGQETVNTSADEANVFKCILQNSVFLWQYNLSLECSNNYLPGTDLIQDDQQEENQALA